The following are encoded together in the Marinifilum sp. JC120 genome:
- a CDS encoding DUF4198 domain-containing protein, translating into MKLLKPTTLVLSCLLAVLCCSTAFAHEFIVKPVQLTAEKGHVVPFSVVSAHIFMISEEMEPINQVEMNFIQNGKSTPVKLTENKMLMTLDGQVKPEAEGTAIIAGHRNGMIWTQTTQGWKQQSKKGLKGVIKSGKYEKFCKTLITVGKADGNYKKIVGHKLEIVPMSDPTLAKVGDEIEFQTLLDGKAVSIESMTATYDGFSMTPNTYAYFTEPYGNGLAKVKITAPGTWMVRAQYKNDNPTADYDSHVMRAVLIFEVK; encoded by the coding sequence ATGAAATTACTTAAACCAACCACACTAGTACTGTCCTGTCTACTCGCTGTTTTGTGCTGCTCAACCGCATTTGCCCATGAATTCATCGTTAAGCCCGTACAGCTGACAGCCGAAAAAGGACATGTTGTACCTTTCAGCGTTGTCTCTGCCCACATCTTTATGATCAGTGAAGAGATGGAACCGATTAATCAGGTCGAAATGAATTTCATCCAGAACGGCAAATCCACTCCGGTCAAACTTACTGAGAATAAAATGCTCATGACTTTGGATGGTCAGGTTAAACCTGAAGCTGAAGGTACCGCCATCATTGCCGGACACCGTAACGGTATGATCTGGACCCAGACTACCCAAGGCTGGAAACAGCAGTCCAAAAAAGGATTAAAGGGAGTTATCAAAAGCGGTAAGTATGAAAAATTCTGTAAGACCCTGATCACTGTGGGCAAAGCTGACGGAAACTACAAAAAAATAGTAGGCCACAAGCTTGAAATTGTTCCCATGAGCGACCCTACTCTCGCTAAAGTCGGCGATGAAATTGAATTCCAGACCCTGCTGGACGGCAAAGCCGTTTCTATTGAAAGCATGACTGCCACTTACGATGGATTCAGCATGACTCCCAACACCTACGCATACTTTACTGAGCCTTACGGAAACGGCCTTGCAAAAGTAAAAATCACCGCTCCCGGAACATGGATGGTCCGTGCACAGTATAAAAATGACAACCCCACTGCGGACTACGACAGCCACGTCATGCGTGCAGTGCTTATATTTGAAGTAAAGTAA
- a CDS encoding phage tail protein: protein MKHIENNKYLQRLQSLRQERNSWESHWQEISDYILPRKGIYNGYRPNDGRTRSGKIIDSTATRSLRILAAGLQGGLTSPARPWFRLNISDRDLARHKSVREWISKVESTMYRALARSNFYSCIHSLYTELAGFGTGILYCEPDEERGIRFRTLTAGEYCLATDAQSRVDTVYREFKMTARQLEKRFGKENLPATVHTSLNVNRDHWFDVLHVVQPRDEFDVGRMDAMNMPFESVFLLNGRGGHVLSESGFVENPYMAPRWDTAAMDVYGRSPAMDVLADVKMLMEMSKSQIQAVHLTLRPPMKVPSMYSRRLNLLPGGQNPVEQNQQDSVAPLYQVRPDLAGVSNKIQDIRTAIREGFYNDIFMMMAGSNRKTITAAEVAERHEEKLIQLGPVIERQHTELLDPLIDRVFGILHRAGQLPDPPSILDGADLKIDYISVLAQAQKMVGTQSIQSLAQFVGNLAQANPEVLDKVDMDRAVDDYADLIGVPNGIVRSGDEVEKFRNMRRDMVMKQQQLQQGLQAASLGSVIIKDLSQSGLNPAQMQGVVNQAGQMMQT from the coding sequence ATGAAACATATTGAAAATAATAAATATTTGCAGCGATTGCAGTCATTGCGTCAGGAACGCAACAGCTGGGAATCGCATTGGCAGGAGATCAGCGATTACATCCTGCCCCGTAAAGGAATTTACAACGGGTATCGTCCTAATGACGGGCGTACAAGGTCCGGTAAAATTATCGATTCAACAGCCACAAGGTCCTTGCGTATCTTAGCTGCCGGTTTGCAGGGTGGGCTTACCTCCCCGGCAAGGCCGTGGTTCAGGTTGAATATTTCTGATCGCGATCTCGCGCGGCATAAATCGGTGCGCGAGTGGATTTCCAAGGTGGAAAGCACCATGTACCGTGCGCTGGCCCGTAGTAATTTTTATTCCTGCATCCATTCGCTTTATACGGAGTTGGCCGGATTCGGTACCGGGATTCTGTATTGTGAACCGGACGAGGAACGCGGAATCCGCTTCCGCACCCTTACTGCCGGGGAATACTGCCTTGCCACGGATGCGCAGAGCCGGGTGGATACGGTCTACCGTGAATTCAAGATGACTGCCCGTCAGCTTGAGAAACGTTTCGGCAAAGAGAATCTGCCCGCCACGGTGCATACCAGCCTGAATGTGAACCGGGACCATTGGTTTGACGTACTGCATGTTGTCCAGCCGCGCGATGAGTTTGATGTTGGTCGTATGGACGCTATGAATATGCCTTTTGAGTCAGTGTTCCTGCTCAATGGCAGGGGCGGACATGTTTTGTCCGAGAGCGGATTTGTGGAGAATCCATACATGGCTCCGCGCTGGGATACCGCAGCCATGGATGTGTACGGGCGTTCTCCGGCCATGGATGTGCTGGCCGATGTGAAGATGCTCATGGAGATGAGTAAAAGCCAGATTCAGGCTGTACATTTGACCTTGCGCCCGCCCATGAAGGTGCCTTCCATGTACTCAAGGCGCTTGAATCTGCTGCCCGGGGGCCAGAACCCGGTGGAGCAGAACCAGCAGGATTCGGTTGCCCCGCTTTATCAGGTTCGCCCGGATCTTGCCGGGGTCAGCAACAAGATTCAGGATATTCGAACTGCCATCAGAGAAGGGTTCTACAATGATATTTTTATGATGATGGCTGGGTCCAATCGCAAGACCATTACCGCTGCCGAGGTTGCTGAGCGGCACGAGGAAAAGTTGATTCAGCTTGGTCCGGTAATTGAGCGGCAACATACGGAACTTCTTGATCCGCTCATTGACAGGGTCTTCGGCATCCTGCACCGAGCCGGACAATTGCCTGATCCACCTTCGATTCTGGACGGGGCTGATCTTAAAATTGACTATATTTCTGTTCTGGCGCAAGCCCAGAAAATGGTCGGCACCCAGTCCATTCAGTCGCTGGCTCAGTTTGTGGGAAATCTGGCACAGGCTAACCCCGAAGTATTGGACAAGGTGGACATGGACCGGGCGGTAGATGATTACGCTGATCTTATCGGGGTGCCTAATGGCATTGTTCGTTCCGGTGACGAGGTGGAGAAGTTCAGGAACATGCGCAGGGATATGGTCATGAAACAGCAACAGTTGCAGCAGGGTTTGCAGGCCGCATCGCTGGGATCAGTGATAATTAAGGATCTTTCGCAATCAGGTTTGAATCCCGCCCAGATGCAGGGCGTGGTTAATCAGGCCGGGCAGATGATGCAGACATAA
- a CDS encoding Com family DNA-binding transcriptional regulator, which yields MSEHRCPVCRRLLMKGKVVEVQVKCPKCKKLVRIVGD from the coding sequence ATGAGCGAGCATCGTTGTCCGGTCTGCCGTAGGCTTTTGATGAAAGGTAAAGTTGTGGAAGTGCAGGTTAAGTGCCCTAAGTGCAAGAAACTTGTAAGAATTGTCGGAGACTAG
- a CDS encoding aminobutyrate aminotransferase has product MPNYYRPDLPAANKGQSNVWFDNGSPGFNGYFKWHRYTYGTNPSSNKQGLNAPADWRTPADWTFSEKTGHWYTPGEMQNAGYNKIEGEWLHPNDIRQREVDRQNAELDIKVARRKETEGQMRKVHALGRKKTILTGANGVEGKATVSKEILNRSKGVMK; this is encoded by the coding sequence ATGCCAAATTACTACAGGCCGGATTTGCCCGCAGCCAATAAAGGGCAATCCAACGTCTGGTTCGACAACGGATCTCCCGGTTTTAACGGCTATTTCAAATGGCACCGTTATACATACGGCACCAATCCTTCATCAAATAAACAAGGACTCAATGCCCCTGCGGACTGGCGCACCCCGGCAGATTGGACTTTTTCGGAAAAGACCGGGCACTGGTACACGCCCGGTGAAATGCAGAATGCCGGGTACAACAAAATTGAAGGCGAATGGCTGCATCCCAACGACATCCGTCAGCGGGAAGTTGATCGACAGAATGCCGAGCTTGATATCAAGGTCGCCCGGCGCAAGGAAACCGAAGGTCAAATGCGTAAAGTGCATGCTCTCGGACGGAAGAAAACAATTCTTACCGGAGCGAACGGGGTGGAAGGCAAGGCCACGGTCAGCAAAGAAATTTTAAATAGATCTAAAGGAGTAATGAAATGA
- a CDS encoding GNAT family N-acetyltransferase, with protein MYGFEVEGGFTFYKFRDFDGTESLTDGHLRWFWEIMGEAGQLSVIFYDGTVESFRDFQRLVRMSDQHFFFGFKNQQPAGLFWLNGFSPKSCFVHIAIMPVFHGKGTLQMGRGVLRHLLSANDVADEYMFDCIKGLIPVTNPLACRMAERSGFRKVGILPQAAYLAAEDKSVDAAILCAVRNNMDDTSAGKISKQGE; from the coding sequence ATGTACGGATTTGAAGTGGAGGGTGGTTTTACCTTCTACAAGTTCAGAGATTTCGACGGCACGGAATCGCTTACAGACGGGCATTTGCGCTGGTTCTGGGAAATCATGGGCGAGGCGGGGCAGCTTTCGGTTATCTTTTACGATGGAACCGTGGAATCATTCAGAGATTTTCAGAGGCTGGTACGTATGAGTGATCAGCATTTCTTTTTCGGATTTAAGAATCAACAACCCGCCGGGCTGTTCTGGTTGAACGGTTTTAGCCCGAAATCGTGCTTTGTGCATATTGCTATCATGCCCGTATTTCACGGCAAAGGAACTTTGCAGATGGGGCGCGGGGTACTGCGTCATCTATTGTCAGCAAATGACGTAGCGGATGAATATATGTTTGACTGTATAAAAGGATTGATACCTGTGACTAATCCGTTGGCCTGCCGCATGGCGGAAAGGTCCGGTTTCAGGAAAGTGGGAATACTCCCGCAGGCTGCATATCTGGCGGCTGAAGACAAAAGCGTGGATGCCGCAATTTTATGTGCGGTCAGGAATAATATGGACGATACGTCCGCAGGAAAAATTTCTAAACAAGGAGAATGA
- a CDS encoding sulfite exporter TauE/SafE family protein, producing the protein MDMLTVGITLASFVLSFIFALGGVGSAVVLIPTLTWMGVPFNLARPTGLFVNAVSMLGATYSNVKEKRLDFKLGVPIVAASVVMAPVGAWIGHFLPLKSLMILFVCFLCFSGTMMLFFKTSKYKDQFREDRPFSGPFLVGVLAGFVSGLLGVGGGGVISPLMVMQGFNPKKVATVTAFAVPFSSITAFAAYALMGSVSIKLLIFAGLAAWGGGYLGTKVMHARMKPATVKKFLGGVLILLGIKLLWSVVLN; encoded by the coding sequence ATGGATATGTTGACTGTTGGCATTACCTTAGCCTCATTTGTGCTGAGCTTCATTTTCGCGCTCGGCGGAGTGGGGTCGGCGGTGGTGCTTATTCCCACGCTGACATGGATGGGAGTTCCTTTTAATCTGGCACGGCCTACCGGGCTTTTTGTTAATGCCGTCAGCATGCTCGGAGCTACCTACTCCAATGTTAAAGAAAAGCGTCTCGATTTTAAGCTGGGTGTTCCAATTGTGGCAGCTTCGGTGGTCATGGCTCCGGTGGGGGCTTGGATCGGGCATTTCCTGCCGTTAAAGTCTTTAATGATATTATTTGTCTGTTTCCTATGTTTTTCGGGGACGATGATGCTGTTCTTCAAGACTTCCAAGTATAAGGATCAGTTCCGCGAGGATCGTCCTTTTAGTGGTCCTTTTCTAGTCGGCGTACTGGCCGGGTTTGTTTCTGGGCTGCTTGGTGTCGGCGGCGGGGGAGTCATTTCTCCATTGATGGTTATGCAAGGATTTAATCCCAAGAAAGTAGCGACAGTTACAGCTTTTGCTGTGCCTTTTTCGTCCATTACCGCTTTTGCGGCTTATGCCTTGATGGGGTCGGTTTCCATCAAGCTACTGATCTTTGCCGGACTGGCTGCCTGGGGAGGCGGTTATCTTGGTACAAAGGTCATGCATGCGCGGATGAAGCCTGCCACTGTTAAGAAATTTCTCGGCGGGGTACTTATCTTGCTGGGTATAAAATTACTATGGTCTGTTGTTTTGAATTAA
- a CDS encoding rhodanese-like domain-containing protein encodes MKALNDAVAEMDFEFLSSGEHTMSVEGMRKCLGNENVIFLDVRTDKEMGYLVLPFAKHIPLHELPARMVELPKEKLVVAFCSSVFRSAVAYTFLRAHGFDQVKGMGASMEDIIKAFKPGPLGKM; translated from the coding sequence ATGAAAGCTCTTAATGATGCTGTTGCTGAAATGGATTTCGAATTTCTTAGTTCCGGTGAACATACTATGAGCGTTGAAGGGATGCGTAAGTGTCTTGGTAACGAGAACGTAATTTTTCTTGATGTGCGTACTGATAAGGAAATGGGCTATCTGGTGTTGCCTTTTGCCAAGCATATTCCTTTACATGAACTGCCTGCTCGCATGGTCGAACTACCCAAGGAGAAGCTTGTGGTGGCTTTCTGCTCTTCTGTGTTCCGTTCAGCTGTTGCTTATACTTTTTTGCGTGCGCATGGTTTTGATCAGGTCAAAGGGATGGGAGCTTCCATGGAAGATATCATTAAGGCTTTCAAGCCCGGTCCGTTGGGTAAAATGTAA
- a CDS encoding HAMP domain-containing protein produces the protein MSLKIRLTLSVIAMFAIILCMFVGTTYVAFKQKDDGLVINLAGRQRMLSQKISKEVMLYMLDSSEEHRKLIHKTEQVFSKTLTALTNSGQAPLTLNVNGPTASIPEPETTVATQLRKVDSVWNEYSEMVESIINGSKQISPDALSGKSLSLLKEMNAAVVMLQKNAENNTRMLVLMQVGFTVLAVICVLAVLLMLRKRISGPLERLRNYALAVAGGKLDAKISGNYESELLELKEAISGMVQTITKTIAEAVEKGELAEAASQKAEQTLIEVQQKQKEVEELLASMESGAEKAGSISNEVFESLGELAAQVEQVNRGVDVQRDRLTETATAMEEMNSTVLEVAHNASNAAESADQSRKNAETGAQGVSRAVSSIHQIQNRITGLKETMNNLGQQADSIGHIMDVITDIADQTNLLALNAAIEAARAGDAGRGFAVVADEVRKLAEKTMDATREVGEAISNIQTNAKENINAVELTAEDITESTDAASESGKFMDEIVDIVDETAGLIQSIAAASEQQSATSEEINRALGDISTVASETAQGMNTSADALQEISDNVERLNSVVQQLAVSK, from the coding sequence ATGAGCTTAAAAATTCGTCTTACGTTATCCGTCATAGCCATGTTTGCAATAATTTTATGTATGTTTGTCGGGACTACATACGTTGCTTTCAAACAGAAAGATGACGGCCTCGTAATAAACCTTGCTGGCAGACAGCGCATGCTCTCCCAGAAGATTTCTAAAGAAGTAATGCTCTACATGCTGGACAGCAGTGAAGAACACAGAAAACTTATCCATAAAACAGAACAGGTCTTTTCAAAAACGCTGACTGCACTAACCAATTCTGGTCAAGCTCCATTAACGCTCAACGTCAATGGTCCGACTGCCTCCATTCCCGAACCGGAAACAACAGTAGCAACTCAACTCAGAAAAGTGGATTCCGTATGGAATGAATACTCCGAAATGGTCGAAAGCATTATCAACGGCTCAAAGCAGATTTCCCCTGATGCCCTTTCCGGTAAGAGTTTAAGCCTCTTGAAAGAGATGAATGCAGCTGTGGTCATGTTGCAAAAGAATGCCGAAAACAACACTCGAATGCTGGTTTTAATGCAAGTGGGCTTTACAGTTCTCGCTGTCATTTGCGTATTGGCTGTGCTGCTCATGCTACGCAAAAGGATTTCCGGCCCGCTGGAACGTTTGAGAAACTACGCACTGGCTGTGGCAGGCGGTAAACTTGATGCCAAGATTTCAGGCAATTACGAATCTGAACTTCTGGAATTGAAAGAAGCCATTAGTGGCATGGTCCAGACAATCACGAAAACTATTGCCGAAGCTGTCGAAAAGGGAGAACTTGCTGAGGCTGCCTCCCAAAAAGCAGAACAAACACTCATCGAGGTTCAGCAAAAACAAAAAGAAGTTGAAGAACTGCTGGCCTCAATGGAGAGTGGAGCTGAAAAAGCAGGCAGCATTTCCAATGAAGTTTTCGAATCATTAGGAGAATTAGCCGCACAGGTTGAGCAGGTCAACAGAGGTGTCGATGTACAACGTGACCGGCTGACCGAAACAGCAACCGCCATGGAAGAAATGAACAGCACTGTGCTCGAAGTGGCCCACAACGCATCAAATGCAGCTGAAAGTGCGGATCAATCACGCAAAAACGCTGAAACAGGGGCACAGGGAGTATCCAGAGCGGTCTCATCCATTCACCAGATCCAAAACCGTATTACAGGCTTAAAAGAAACTATGAATAACTTAGGCCAACAAGCTGACAGCATTGGTCATATCATGGACGTAATCACTGATATTGCCGATCAGACAAACCTGCTGGCCTTGAATGCCGCAATTGAAGCAGCCCGCGCAGGTGACGCAGGACGCGGCTTTGCTGTCGTTGCCGATGAAGTCCGCAAACTGGCTGAAAAAACAATGGACGCTACAAGGGAAGTAGGAGAGGCCATTTCAAACATTCAGACGAACGCTAAAGAAAATATCAACGCAGTAGAACTCACTGCCGAAGATATTACTGAAAGTACTGATGCGGCCTCTGAATCCGGTAAATTTATGGATGAAATTGTTGACATCGTTGACGAGACAGCAGGCCTTATTCAATCAATTGCCGCTGCCAGCGAACAGCAATCAGCGACATCCGAAGAGATAAACCGCGCACTGGGCGATATATCCACAGTGGCTTCTGAAACAGCTCAAGGAATGAACACTTCCGCTGACGCTTTACAGGAAATTAGTGACAACGTTGAAAGACTAAACTCAGTAGTGCAACAATTAGCAGTTTCCAAATAA
- a CDS encoding dehydrogenase: MRAIYFEDGKIDFVERDKPQLGEGEALLKVRLAGICNTDIELHKGYYGFAGVPGHEFVAEVEECPGRPELFGKRVVADINCPVGPYVGDRRHAANRTVIGIVNHDGAFAEYLKVPAENLYVVADNVEDRAAVFAEPLAAGLEVSQQIHVTGGMRVMVLGDGKLGLLTALALKIYNPHVLLVGKHEDKLAIAGNQGVKTHCINDPADLTALAGELDKFDLVVEATGSEQGINYALDFVRPEGTIVAKTTSHLPSSINLAKLVVDEISIVGSRCGDIGLALNVLEQGMIDVSGLIEAEFDFTDFKQAFELAMSKGAKKVLVRM; encoded by the coding sequence ATGCGCGCAATATATTTTGAAGACGGGAAAATTGATTTTGTGGAGCGGGATAAACCTCAGCTTGGCGAGGGCGAGGCCCTACTCAAGGTACGGCTGGCTGGAATCTGCAACACAGATATTGAATTGCATAAGGGATATTACGGTTTTGCTGGTGTGCCGGGGCACGAATTTGTAGCTGAAGTAGAAGAATGTCCCGGCAGGCCGGAGCTGTTTGGTAAGCGTGTTGTGGCGGATATTAATTGTCCGGTAGGGCCGTATGTGGGAGATCGCAGACATGCAGCAAACCGTACCGTTATTGGTATTGTTAATCATGACGGGGCCTTTGCCGAGTATCTGAAAGTTCCTGCGGAGAACCTTTACGTGGTTGCGGATAATGTTGAGGACCGTGCTGCTGTATTTGCCGAACCGCTTGCTGCCGGATTGGAAGTTAGTCAGCAGATTCATGTGACCGGAGGTATGCGGGTTATGGTGCTCGGTGATGGTAAGCTGGGACTGCTTACGGCGTTGGCACTGAAAATTTATAATCCGCATGTGCTACTTGTGGGTAAGCATGAAGATAAACTTGCTATTGCAGGGAATCAGGGCGTGAAGACCCATTGCATCAATGACCCGGCGGATCTCACTGCGCTGGCAGGAGAGTTGGATAAATTTGATCTGGTGGTGGAAGCTACAGGCAGTGAGCAGGGTATCAATTATGCTCTTGATTTCGTGCGCCCGGAAGGAACCATAGTAGCCAAAACTACTTCACATCTGCCAAGTTCCATCAACCTTGCCAAGCTGGTAGTGGATGAAATTTCAATAGTCGGTTCCCGTTGCGGCGATATCGGTCTGGCCCTGAATGTGCTGGAGCAGGGCATGATTGACGTGAGCGGTTTGATAGAAGCGGAATTCGATTTTACTGATTTTAAGCAAGCCTTCGAGTTAGCCATGAGTAAGGGAGCTAAGAAGGTTTTGGTGCGGATGTAG
- a CDS encoding NAD-dependent epimerase/dehydratase family protein, giving the protein MTIMITGATGLIGSRLVRILAEKGFSIKALVRDKCRARQLVKEPVEFVSGDLNNEAALEEALQGCKYLFHLAADYRLWVPDPEAMTRTNVEGTRLLMQKALEAGVERIVYTSSVCVLGCNSDGSPADEDASSSVTDMISPYKKSKFLAEKVVMDMVRNEGLPAVIVNPSTPVGPGDSRPTPTGTMVLNAARDGGMFYADTGLNVAHVDDIALGHLLALEKGKVGRRYILGGDNISLKDLFAMTARITHKPGPKFKVPQAVMYSAGFFGEMLARLGLIKNPVATMDSVRMASKKMYYSSDRAEKELGYTHRPAVEAVQDAVDWFKEQQMLS; this is encoded by the coding sequence ATGACCATAATGATCACCGGTGCAACCGGATTGATTGGGTCCCGGCTTGTCAGAATTCTTGCTGAAAAGGGATTCTCTATTAAAGCCCTTGTTCGCGATAAATGTAGAGCGCGACAACTTGTCAAAGAGCCTGTTGAATTCGTCAGCGGAGACCTTAATAATGAGGCTGCCCTTGAAGAAGCATTGCAAGGCTGCAAATACCTTTTTCATTTAGCTGCGGATTACCGCCTCTGGGTTCCTGACCCGGAAGCCATGACCCGTACTAACGTTGAGGGCACCCGTCTGCTTATGCAGAAGGCTCTTGAGGCCGGGGTGGAACGTATTGTTTACACTTCCAGCGTTTGTGTGCTGGGTTGCAATTCTGACGGCAGTCCTGCGGATGAAGATGCATCTTCTTCAGTTACCGATATGATCAGTCCGTATAAGAAATCCAAGTTTCTGGCTGAGAAGGTCGTTATGGATATGGTCCGCAATGAAGGGCTTCCGGCTGTGATTGTTAATCCCTCAACTCCTGTTGGGCCTGGTGATTCACGTCCTACTCCTACCGGAACCATGGTGCTTAATGCCGCTCGCGACGGTGGAATGTTCTATGCTGACACCGGACTGAATGTGGCACACGTGGATGATATCGCCCTCGGGCATTTGCTGGCTTTGGAGAAAGGTAAGGTCGGGCGCAGGTACATCTTGGGTGGTGATAATATCAGCCTTAAGGATTTGTTTGCCATGACCGCCCGGATTACGCACAAGCCCGGACCAAAATTTAAGGTCCCACAGGCTGTGATGTATTCCGCAGGATTTTTCGGAGAGATGCTGGCAAGACTGGGTTTAATTAAAAATCCCGTGGCGACCATGGACAGCGTGCGTATGGCATCTAAAAAAATGTATTACAGTTCGGACCGGGCGGAAAAGGAGTTGGGTTATACCCATCGTCCGGCTGTGGAAGCTGTTCAGGATGCAGTGGACTGGTTTAAAGAGCAACAGATGCTTAGTTAA